One window from the genome of Pseudobacteriovorax antillogorgiicola encodes:
- a CDS encoding LysR family transcriptional regulator — protein MIERTHLEIIHSLNQLGTLTRVARALKLSQSALSHSIAKLEDQLECSIWRKKGRGLVLTDQGQMILGMAKKILPMLQKAEAELKQSGDGRIKGYLRIGMECYPCYQWLSSLLPQFLRDWPTVDLDIRQKFKFGAVGALIDHDIDMIITPDPYFREGLSYEAVFPYELVAVVGHDHSLDEKAFIEPEDLRDETLITYPIPKERLDIFTKFLLPADISPGSYKTFETTEMIVQMVSAGRGIAVLPDWLVREYQSKAMLRPLRIGRDGIYKTNHIGFRTDDESVGYIRDFINLAKHIWSN, from the coding sequence ATGATAGAACGCACTCACCTTGAAATTATCCATAGCCTGAACCAGTTGGGTACCTTGACCCGCGTTGCGAGAGCCTTGAAACTTTCACAATCAGCCTTGAGTCACTCCATTGCCAAGCTCGAAGACCAGTTGGAGTGCTCCATTTGGAGAAAAAAGGGTCGCGGCCTTGTCTTAACGGATCAGGGGCAAATGATTCTCGGCATGGCGAAAAAGATCTTACCTATGCTCCAGAAGGCTGAAGCTGAACTTAAACAATCAGGAGATGGACGCATCAAGGGCTATCTACGCATTGGGATGGAGTGCTACCCCTGCTATCAATGGCTATCATCCCTTCTACCTCAGTTTTTGCGAGACTGGCCCACGGTGGACCTGGATATTCGCCAAAAGTTTAAGTTTGGAGCCGTAGGAGCGCTTATTGATCATGATATCGATATGATCATCACACCAGATCCGTATTTCAGAGAAGGCTTGAGTTATGAAGCTGTTTTTCCCTATGAGCTTGTGGCCGTCGTTGGGCACGATCACAGCCTTGATGAGAAGGCGTTTATTGAGCCTGAGGATCTCAGAGATGAAACTCTGATCACATACCCCATCCCGAAGGAGAGGCTCGATATTTTCACCAAATTCCTTTTACCCGCTGATATAAGCCCTGGAAGCTATAAGACCTTCGAGACCACAGAGATGATTGTCCAAATGGTATCTGCCGGGCGAGGTATCGCTGTGCTGCCTGATTGGTTGGTTCGAGAATACCAGAGCAAGGCCATGCTCCGTCCACTCAGAATTGGAAGGGATGGGATATACAAAACAAACCATATTGGCTTTCGCACTGATGATGAGAGCGTGGGATACATCAGAGACTTTATAAACCTTGCGAAACACATTTGGTCAAACTAA